In one window of Nakamurella sp. PAMC28650 DNA:
- a CDS encoding Ig-like domain-containing protein: protein MIIFPRRWSRAQRGIAAGLVGTLVAATVAAFALDSPGYAQTDVDLSTSTVWTTNNTDGVVGRVNLQVEQLNSSFKSDPNFDVLQGHGRIYTVDRSGNLLKTVNDATVTTGAALGLPKGAGVGYGGGVLSIVDPATGKLWAGTADALAGLDPAVTPPLLVTAAHAVTTVSLTGTPFTVAAGSNKLWSLAFGTDGVLAGGSTDKTGRVVPPPPTTLPGAALSATPPGAALSATPPGVAGSLSITAVGDVPVVLDAGAGQLLIGTHRIAVADAADAVLQQPGPAADAVLVETKSALLQYPLNGDAPKTLYSNGNGQAVAPVLLDGCVWAAWNGPSTVEALACDGNTARSVTLPGTGARDPVFRVNDHAIVLNDRISGTIWALDKNMTVTVIDNWDQVKPEDQSQKATNSDGSKTQSSEIAASRADCTKQGPARSTAADAKFEVRAGRSTVLPILDDVTAGDCAAVIVAGVSALPAAAGSVDIVNAGQAVQVTVPPGASGPLPTLTYTIDDGINPAVQASLSISVAPASQVGDVKKQRDSSTVVEINGSIGYDVLPDYYSTTGDDLYLTGATATTAGDSVDYAPGGRITFHDKGSSGTGNHEVLFTITDGRVVRSGKLTVDVKPDGSAQPIASAVVARSLPGVPVTVKPLSSVLSPGLDPLQLTAVSIKGAAGGATASLSSADDSVVLQSATAGTYYFTYKVVAGQGRSTGVLRFDVTAPPARPGPPLATADVVYLPEGDSVRVDPTANDVDPNDAGLALAQVGPDSTGTLTVTTTRMQTLQIAARGILSGTAVMSYVVSNGIGSATGQIRVIPVPALQDPPTPTAGPISLTVRAGDALTLPMARFATDPRGESLTPSIVSSAAAVPGVLFSNATEIRYLAPVTPPSAPVKFSYSVRNTSGQTSAAATVTLTITPRDPSGDSAPNTPTTVIGRVLAGRSTTVELPLDGIDPDGDWVDATKVNGTARGLGTATVTGLSSLTYNALAKPGVDTITYTVSDPYGKQTTGTVTMIVVATPNVVQPPVAPNLVASVRPGKAVAVRPLESGVTGENVRLATPAVDQVAGWQAVGDGDALVIGAAGKSSGVAAFTYHVIDDRGLTASGVITVTISPTAPLVPPVAQDVIVTSAMVKDKLNATVDVGGSIQNNTGKANELTVAATAGGPAVTIAPHAFRIPLTANRQVLAYTATDTQAQVATAFIVVPAKSALVLLPPPPPTPQQKTPPPDQPPVPRQSVPTITVAAGATANGRIADYVDVPAGRTAQIPAGSALSATQGTGRRLDAGTFSYTADKNGNGPDVLTVRASDGSSAAVAVSVPISIIPTTPVLNGTTLDVEVGTSGTINLASLVSPANYPDMGALKFMATSAVSGFTAFRNGTTLTVAVSNSVKKGSSAQVPISVTDTRGATVTAAVTVTATGTTKPLPTVGDQSQVGRPGVATSFPVLNGSSDPYGTGLTLLPAPKVLQGRGSATISGSNVLITPAAGQIGNVVVQFTVADGTKDPSRQVSGQLTLTVKDKPHAPGQPTPVPNSATASSVTLTWDWQPSWANGGTITPFVVSAPGIPDTTCQNSNCQIGNLTPGRSYAFTVSVSNEDGTSRSTPSAPITPDASPPAPAAPSVTLTADRQLTVSWSIGKDDRSYSPISTATLTEVVNGVDGTAGRVAVSGPGRQAFDGLDITATYSFYLTVTNSKGTVRSQASSPQHPNTTPGPPTGVKLAFDPDPRAVTVSWAPPAGSAQRPAPVGYTVTYASNGSTMTVSASGDATSVAIPGPVDGSTYTVDKIVATNKYGNGDPSGGSGNTVTPFTRPTAVTGVGATATGADSSVRLDNVQGGRSSGRQGADSYSTDGNSWRGFNPGDVVTTDSNGSPLANGTQYTFRVRVCYPPEDPYSNAQLCGDPGSGQATPYGPVGTPANVRQTDQSSTQIRFNWSPPADNGRGPITTSYSVDGGPMTVFGQGDATVVVGAWTCGTSHTISVQASDSAGHSGPASGTVTGSTSGCPPPGAPTNLRQTDNSQTQIRFNWSPPGDNGKSPITTQYSVDGGGYTDYGPGDATVVVGNWGCATSHTISVHATDSTGQVGPAASVSGSTQACPPPPPVTSIQAYVYGDANNHNGGGPGSQTCVSQNTHVCKYIGVYLNNFPANSRQPCTFQTGHNATITTDGAGNADGRPGWYSGYQSATVTCGAYSSTVTW from the coding sequence ATGATCATCTTTCCGAGGCGGTGGTCCCGTGCCCAGCGCGGGATCGCGGCCGGGTTGGTCGGAACCCTGGTCGCCGCGACGGTGGCCGCTTTCGCCCTCGACTCGCCCGGTTACGCCCAGACGGACGTCGATCTCTCGACCAGCACGGTGTGGACCACCAACAACACCGACGGGGTCGTCGGCCGGGTCAACCTGCAGGTCGAGCAACTGAACTCGTCCTTCAAATCGGACCCGAACTTCGATGTCCTGCAGGGGCACGGACGGATCTACACGGTCGACCGTTCCGGGAATCTGCTCAAGACGGTCAACGACGCCACGGTGACGACGGGCGCGGCCCTCGGTCTGCCGAAAGGCGCAGGCGTCGGGTACGGCGGCGGCGTGCTGAGCATCGTCGATCCGGCCACCGGCAAGCTGTGGGCCGGAACTGCCGACGCCCTGGCCGGTCTGGACCCCGCGGTCACCCCCCCGCTGCTGGTGACCGCGGCCCACGCCGTCACGACCGTCTCCCTGACCGGAACTCCTTTCACCGTCGCGGCCGGATCGAACAAGCTGTGGTCGTTGGCCTTCGGGACAGATGGTGTGCTCGCGGGCGGGTCGACCGACAAGACCGGAAGAGTGGTTCCGCCCCCTCCCACGACCCTGCCCGGTGCGGCGCTGAGTGCGACACCGCCGGGTGCCGCGCTGAGTGCGACACCGCCCGGTGTCGCCGGGTCCCTCTCGATCACGGCCGTCGGCGACGTCCCCGTGGTACTCGATGCCGGCGCCGGACAACTGCTGATCGGCACGCACCGCATCGCGGTGGCCGACGCCGCCGACGCGGTTCTCCAGCAACCGGGCCCCGCCGCCGACGCCGTACTGGTGGAGACGAAATCGGCACTGCTGCAATATCCTCTCAACGGTGACGCGCCGAAGACGTTGTACAGCAACGGGAACGGTCAGGCGGTGGCCCCGGTGCTGCTGGACGGCTGCGTCTGGGCGGCCTGGAACGGACCTTCGACGGTGGAGGCGCTGGCCTGCGACGGCAATACCGCCCGGAGCGTCACGCTGCCCGGAACCGGTGCGCGGGACCCGGTTTTCCGGGTCAACGACCACGCCATCGTCCTGAACGACCGCATCTCCGGGACCATCTGGGCGCTGGACAAGAACATGACGGTCACCGTCATCGACAACTGGGACCAGGTCAAGCCGGAGGATCAGAGCCAGAAGGCGACCAACTCCGACGGCAGCAAGACCCAGTCGAGCGAGATCGCCGCCTCCCGGGCCGACTGCACCAAACAGGGCCCCGCCAGGTCGACGGCCGCCGATGCCAAGTTCGAGGTCAGGGCCGGTCGATCGACGGTGCTGCCCATCCTCGACGACGTCACCGCGGGGGACTGCGCCGCGGTGATCGTCGCCGGTGTCTCGGCGCTGCCGGCCGCCGCCGGCTCGGTCGACATCGTGAACGCCGGACAGGCCGTCCAGGTCACGGTCCCCCCGGGAGCCTCCGGCCCGCTGCCCACCCTGACGTACACGATCGACGACGGCATCAACCCGGCGGTGCAGGCGAGCCTGTCGATCTCGGTGGCACCCGCGTCGCAGGTCGGCGACGTCAAGAAGCAGCGCGACTCCTCGACCGTGGTCGAGATCAACGGCTCCATCGGCTACGACGTGCTGCCCGACTACTACTCCACGACGGGCGACGATCTGTACCTGACGGGCGCCACCGCCACCACGGCGGGTGACTCGGTCGACTACGCACCCGGCGGCCGGATCACCTTCCACGACAAGGGATCCTCCGGTACGGGCAATCACGAGGTCTTGTTCACCATCACCGACGGCCGGGTGGTCAGATCCGGCAAGCTCACCGTCGACGTCAAGCCGGACGGCAGCGCGCAGCCCATCGCCTCGGCCGTGGTGGCCCGGTCGTTGCCCGGTGTACCGGTGACGGTCAAACCCCTGAGCAGCGTGCTCTCGCCGGGCCTGGACCCCCTCCAGTTGACGGCGGTGTCCATCAAGGGGGCCGCCGGCGGCGCCACGGCGAGCCTGTCCTCCGCCGACGACAGCGTGGTGCTGCAGTCGGCGACGGCCGGCACCTACTACTTCACCTACAAGGTGGTGGCCGGGCAGGGCAGGTCGACCGGCGTGCTGCGGTTCGACGTCACGGCTCCGCCGGCCCGGCCGGGCCCACCGTTGGCCACCGCTGACGTGGTCTACCTGCCGGAGGGCGACTCGGTGAGGGTCGACCCGACGGCCAACGACGTCGACCCGAACGACGCCGGACTGGCCCTTGCGCAGGTGGGTCCGGACAGCACCGGCACCCTCACCGTGACGACCACGCGGATGCAGACGCTGCAGATCGCGGCCAGGGGGATCCTCTCGGGCACCGCCGTGATGTCCTACGTCGTCTCCAACGGAATCGGCAGCGCCACCGGCCAGATCCGGGTGATACCGGTACCGGCCCTGCAGGATCCGCCGACGCCGACCGCCGGTCCGATCTCCCTGACGGTGCGGGCCGGTGATGCGCTCACCCTGCCGATGGCGCGCTTCGCCACCGATCCGCGGGGGGAGTCGTTGACTCCGTCGATCGTGTCCAGCGCGGCCGCCGTTCCCGGCGTGCTCTTCTCGAACGCCACCGAGATCCGCTACCTGGCGCCGGTCACCCCTCCGAGTGCCCCGGTCAAGTTCAGCTACAGCGTGCGCAACACCAGCGGCCAGACGTCGGCGGCGGCCACGGTCACCCTGACGATCACGCCCCGTGACCCGTCGGGCGACTCCGCCCCGAACACGCCGACCACCGTGATCGGCAGGGTGCTGGCCGGTCGGTCGACGACCGTCGAGCTGCCGCTGGACGGGATCGACCCCGATGGTGACTGGGTCGACGCGACCAAGGTCAACGGCACCGCCCGGGGGCTGGGAACCGCGACGGTGACCGGGTTGTCGTCGTTGACCTACAACGCGCTGGCCAAACCCGGGGTGGACACCATCACCTATACCGTGTCCGACCCGTACGGCAAGCAGACCACCGGCACGGTGACGATGATCGTGGTCGCCACACCGAATGTGGTCCAACCGCCGGTGGCCCCGAACCTGGTCGCGTCGGTGCGGCCCGGCAAGGCCGTCGCCGTACGGCCGCTCGAATCCGGTGTCACCGGCGAGAACGTCAGGCTGGCCACGCCGGCCGTCGACCAGGTGGCCGGCTGGCAGGCGGTCGGAGACGGTGATGCCCTGGTGATCGGTGCCGCCGGGAAGTCAAGTGGCGTCGCGGCTTTCACCTATCACGTGATCGATGACCGGGGGCTGACGGCGAGCGGTGTGATCACCGTGACCATCTCCCCGACGGCGCCGTTGGTCCCGCCGGTCGCCCAGGACGTGATCGTGACCAGCGCGATGGTCAAGGACAAGCTCAACGCCACCGTCGATGTCGGCGGTTCGATCCAGAACAACACCGGGAAGGCGAACGAGCTCACCGTGGCGGCCACCGCCGGCGGACCGGCGGTGACGATCGCCCCGCACGCCTTCCGGATTCCGCTCACGGCCAACCGGCAGGTGTTGGCCTACACCGCGACGGATACCCAGGCGCAGGTCGCGACGGCCTTCATCGTGGTGCCGGCCAAGTCCGCGCTGGTGCTGCTGCCCCCACCGCCGCCCACGCCGCAGCAGAAGACGCCACCGCCGGACCAGCCCCCCGTTCCCCGGCAGTCGGTGCCGACCATCACGGTGGCGGCCGGCGCCACCGCGAATGGCCGGATCGCTGACTACGTCGACGTTCCGGCGGGCCGGACCGCGCAGATCCCGGCCGGTTCCGCGTTGTCGGCCACCCAGGGGACGGGCCGTCGACTCGACGCCGGAACGTTCAGCTACACGGCCGACAAGAACGGCAACGGTCCCGACGTCCTGACGGTCAGGGCGTCCGACGGTTCCTCGGCCGCGGTGGCCGTGAGTGTTCCGATCTCCATCATCCCGACCACCCCGGTGCTGAACGGCACCACCCTGGACGTCGAGGTCGGCACCTCGGGAACGATCAACCTGGCCAGCCTGGTGAGCCCGGCCAACTACCCGGACATGGGTGCGCTGAAGTTCATGGCCACCAGCGCCGTCAGTGGTTTCACCGCATTCCGCAACGGCACGACGCTGACCGTCGCCGTCTCCAACTCGGTGAAGAAGGGGTCGTCCGCGCAGGTGCCGATCAGCGTCACCGACACCAGGGGCGCCACGGTCACCGCAGCCGTCACGGTGACTGCGACGGGCACCACCAAACCGCTGCCCACCGTCGGCGACCAGAGCCAGGTGGGCCGCCCCGGGGTGGCCACCAGTTTCCCGGTGCTCAACGGCAGCTCCGACCCCTACGGCACCGGGCTCACCCTTCTTCCTGCACCGAAGGTGTTGCAGGGCAGAGGCTCTGCCACCATCAGTGGTTCGAATGTGCTGATCACCCCGGCCGCCGGGCAGATCGGGAACGTCGTCGTCCAGTTCACCGTCGCCGATGGCACCAAGGATCCGTCCCGTCAGGTGTCCGGGCAGCTCACCCTCACGGTCAAGGACAAGCCGCACGCCCCCGGGCAGCCGACCCCGGTACCCAACTCGGCCACCGCCAGTTCGGTCACCCTCACGTGGGACTGGCAGCCCAGTTGGGCCAACGGCGGAACGATCACACCGTTCGTCGTCAGTGCTCCGGGCATCCCGGACACCACCTGCCAGAACAGCAACTGCCAGATCGGCAACCTCACGCCCGGCCGCAGCTACGCGTTCACCGTCAGCGTCTCGAACGAGGACGGCACCAGCAGATCGACGCCCTCGGCACCGATCACGCCGGACGCCAGCCCGCCGGCCCCGGCTGCTCCGTCGGTCACGCTCACCGCGGACCGACAGCTGACCGTCAGCTGGTCCATCGGCAAGGACGACCGGTCCTACAGCCCGATCTCGACGGCCACTCTGACCGAGGTGGTCAACGGGGTTGACGGCACGGCCGGCCGGGTCGCGGTGTCCGGGCCGGGCCGGCAGGCCTTCGACGGCCTTGACATCACCGCCACCTACTCCTTCTACCTCACCGTCACCAACAGCAAGGGCACCGTCCGATCGCAGGCCAGTTCGCCACAGCACCCGAACACCACACCCGGCCCGCCGACCGGGGTGAAGCTGGCCTTCGACCCCGACCCCCGGGCGGTGACCGTGTCCTGGGCCCCACCGGCGGGTAGTGCCCAGCGCCCCGCCCCAGTGGGCTACACCGTGACCTACGCCTCGAACGGCTCGACGATGACGGTCAGCGCGTCCGGCGACGCCACCTCGGTCGCGATTCCCGGACCCGTCGACGGCTCGACCTACACGGTGGACAAGATCGTGGCCACCAACAAGTACGGCAACGGCGATCCGTCCGGGGGGTCAGGGAACACGGTGACCCCGTTCACCCGGCCGACGGCGGTGACCGGGGTCGGTGCGACCGCCACCGGCGCCGACAGTTCGGTCAGACTCGACAACGTGCAGGGCGGGCGGTCCAGTGGCCGCCAGGGCGCCGATTCCTACTCCACCGACGGCAACAGCTGGAGGGGATTCAACCCCGGCGACGTGGTGACGACCGATTCCAACGGATCTCCGCTGGCCAACGGCACCCAGTACACGTTCCGGGTGCGGGTCTGCTACCCGCCGGAGGACCCCTACTCGAATGCGCAACTGTGCGGGGATCCCGGCAGCGGCCAGGCCACCCCGTACGGGCCGGTCGGTACGCCGGCCAACGTCCGGCAGACCGACCAGAGCTCCACCCAGATCCGCTTCAACTGGAGTCCACCGGCCGACAACGGTCGTGGGCCCATCACCACGAGCTACAGCGTCGACGGCGGACCGATGACCGTGTTCGGGCAGGGGGATGCCACCGTGGTGGTCGGGGCCTGGACCTGCGGCACCAGCCACACCATCTCGGTGCAGGCGTCCGATTCGGCCGGGCATTCCGGCCCGGCGTCCGGCACGGTGACCGGCTCCACCTCCGGGTGCCCGCCGCCCGGGGCCCCGACGAATCTTCGTCAGACCGACAACAGCCAGACGCAGATCCGGTTCAACTGGAGCCCGCCGGGCGACAACGGCAAATCACCGATCACCACGCAGTACAGCGTGGACGGCGGCGGGTACACCGACTACGGGCCGGGCGACGCCACTGTCGTGGTCGGGAACTGGGGATGCGCTACGTCCCACACCATCTCGGTGCACGCCACCGATAGCACCGGCCAGGTCGGACCGGCGGCCAGTGTGTCGGGATCCACCCAGGCCTGTCCGCCACCGCCGCCTGTGACGAGCATCCAGGCCTACGTGTACGGAGACGCCAACAACCACAACGGCGGTGGTCCCGGGTCGCAGACCTGCGTCAGCCAGAACACCCACGTCTGCAAATACATCGGTGTCTATCTCAACAACTTCCCGGCCAACTCCCGGCAGCCGTGCACTTTCCAAACGGGACACAACGCGACCATCACGACGGATGGGGCCGGAAATGCCGACGGCAGACCCGGTTGGTACAGCGGATATCAGAGCGCCACTGTGACCTGTGGCGCCTATTCGAGCACGGTGACCTGGTGA
- a CDS encoding MoxR family ATPase: MTMTPEHAQWFAETFSKLVGNVGQVVLGKPRTIGLAFTCLLSEGHMLLEDFPGTGKTSLARALAATVQGTTNRIQFTPDLLPSDVTGVTIYDQQSGHFQFHQGPIFASIVLADEINRASPKTQSALLEVMEESKITVDGVTHEVGNPFMVIATQNPIEQAGTYRLPEAQLDRFLMKASLGYPDHASTVQILGAAGTRSHQKVVTPMITSAAVVDMIELASTVYVDPSVLEYVSHLAEATRTAAETTLGVSVRGCLALVRAARTWSAANGRHFVTPDDIKTLAEPVLAHRILLDPEAEFAGMTVPGVLARVLTDIAPPQYRAAG, encoded by the coding sequence ATGACGATGACCCCGGAACACGCGCAGTGGTTCGCCGAGACGTTTTCCAAGCTCGTCGGCAACGTCGGGCAGGTGGTGCTCGGCAAACCCCGGACGATCGGGCTCGCCTTCACCTGCCTGCTGTCCGAAGGACACATGCTGCTGGAGGACTTTCCCGGCACCGGGAAGACGTCCCTGGCCCGCGCTCTGGCCGCGACGGTGCAGGGCACGACCAACCGCATCCAGTTCACGCCCGACCTGCTGCCCAGCGACGTCACCGGGGTGACGATCTACGACCAGCAGAGCGGCCACTTCCAATTCCACCAGGGGCCGATCTTCGCGTCCATCGTGCTGGCGGACGAGATCAACCGGGCCTCTCCGAAAACCCAGTCGGCGCTGCTCGAGGTGATGGAGGAATCGAAGATCACCGTCGACGGGGTCACCCACGAGGTGGGCAACCCGTTCATGGTGATCGCCACCCAGAATCCCATCGAGCAGGCCGGTACCTACCGACTGCCGGAGGCGCAGCTGGACCGGTTCCTGATGAAGGCGTCGCTGGGCTATCCCGACCACGCCTCGACCGTCCAGATCCTCGGCGCCGCCGGCACGAGGAGCCACCAGAAGGTCGTCACGCCGATGATCACCAGCGCCGCTGTGGTGGACATGATCGAGTTGGCCTCGACCGTCTACGTCGACCCCTCCGTCCTGGAGTACGTCAGTCATCTCGCCGAGGCGACCAGGACGGCGGCGGAGACCACCCTCGGGGTCTCGGTGCGTGGTTGCCTGGCGCTGGTCAGGGCGGCCAGGACCTGGTCGGCCGCGAACGGGCGGCATTTCGTCACCCCCGACGACATCAAGACGCTCGCCGAACCCGTACTGGCGCACCGGATCCTGTTGGACCCGGAAGCCGAGTTCGCCGGCATGACGGTGCCGGGCGTGCTGGCCAGGGTCCTCACCGACATCGCACCGCCGCAGTACCGGGCCGCGGGATGA
- a CDS encoding DUF58 domain-containing protein — translation MLTPIGWTAALAAIVLYGVSRWTGWQELAVAAVGLAAAVLMAAVFIVGRSKYVVQLDLRTQRVVVGEPANGRMLVTNAAGSRLLPVRMELPVGSAVASIGVPGLGRGVTHEELFVIPTARRAVIAVGPARSVRGDAFGLFRRTVRWTEPEVLYVHPRTVPLQGTSPGFIQDLEGQATKELSNNDVSFHALRGYVPGDDRRYVHWKTTARTGTLMVHQFEETKRSHLAIALSTRTSDYAGDQEFEIAVASGASLGVQAYREERATSVVSGAGVLRASTARGLLDAISGVELSPAAEGVTAVARNAAAAVPDVSVAIILCGSGSSSGEIRSAGMAFPTGVRVVVVRVVLNSAISIRRIGSLPVVTVGALDDLARALRAVRA, via the coding sequence GTGCTCACACCGATCGGTTGGACGGCCGCGCTGGCCGCGATCGTCCTCTACGGCGTGTCCCGGTGGACCGGCTGGCAGGAGCTGGCGGTGGCCGCCGTCGGCCTGGCCGCCGCGGTGCTGATGGCCGCCGTCTTCATCGTCGGTCGCTCGAAATACGTGGTGCAGCTTGATCTCCGGACGCAGCGTGTGGTCGTCGGCGAGCCGGCGAACGGGCGGATGCTGGTCACGAATGCCGCCGGCTCCCGTCTGCTGCCGGTGCGGATGGAGCTGCCGGTCGGGTCGGCCGTCGCCTCCATCGGGGTCCCGGGTCTGGGCCGGGGTGTCACGCACGAGGAACTGTTCGTCATCCCGACCGCCCGTCGTGCGGTGATCGCGGTCGGCCCGGCCAGATCGGTCCGCGGCGACGCCTTCGGTCTGTTCCGCCGCACCGTGCGGTGGACCGAACCGGAGGTGCTCTACGTGCACCCGAGGACGGTGCCCCTGCAGGGCACCAGTCCTGGATTCATCCAGGACCTCGAAGGCCAAGCCACCAAGGAACTCTCGAACAACGACGTGTCGTTCCACGCGCTGAGGGGCTACGTGCCCGGCGATGATCGCCGCTACGTCCACTGGAAGACGACCGCCCGGACGGGCACCTTGATGGTGCACCAGTTCGAGGAGACGAAGCGTTCGCACCTGGCCATCGCGTTGTCCACCAGGACGTCGGACTACGCCGGCGACCAGGAGTTCGAGATCGCGGTGGCCTCCGGTGCGTCGCTCGGCGTGCAGGCCTACCGGGAAGAACGTGCCACATCGGTCGTCTCGGGTGCGGGGGTGCTGCGTGCGAGTACCGCGCGGGGCCTGCTCGATGCCATCTCCGGCGTCGAGCTGTCCCCGGCCGCCGAAGGGGTCACCGCGGTGGCCCGCAATGCCGCAGCGGCCGTACCCGATGTCTCGGTCGCGATCATCCTGTGCGGCAGCGGGTCGTCATCGGGCGAGATCCGCTCGGCCGGAATGGCATTCCCCACCGGTGTGCGAGTGGTGGTGGTCCGGGTGGTGCTGAACTCCGCGATCTCGATCCGCCGGATCGGATCCCTGCCCGTCGTCACCGTCGGCGCCCTGGACGACCTGGCGCGGGCCCTCCGCGCGGTCAGGGCCTGA
- a CDS encoding DUF3488 and transglutaminase-like domain-containing protein: MSSQAANAGRTGARQVRTAQESGPPRRALALGGSLGIAVLITAAALAFGPAYGGDRWLIAAAGGAVLGALISWGAAALRLHWALSILAAAVAYLLFGAALATPQVAALGVLPTLESVRLLALGVVTSWQQVLTVAVPVGSSGALLVPVYLSSMVLALAGAAVVSRTVRPLFALVAPVAMLVVAALFGTTDPHLPLVSGGAVALGGLLWASLVGTRGRRGHRNVGFDARRPVSGVLVLLATVGAAVFLGPQVAPGVPRLALRTSVNPPFDPQTYPSPLSGFRNFVASDAAKQVRLFTVTGLPDSTHIRLAALDSYDGVNFSVTTDTGTYTRVGDEVAESAAGVSVSGRVSIDAYQGVYVPGAGYLTGITFGGSRAARLTDDFRYATSSAVGIETAGLQPGDSFGFQAVVPGQPADTVLASAVVDTGTGLPVPTAIPDAARTAATKYADAVNGAYAKADAMTKGLKAAGHLSHGSAAEALPSASGHGLDRLTKLLTDPQEVGDQEQFAPALSMMLWSQGIPNRVVMGFNTGKHAGGPVTVTGGDVTAWVEVPFLGQGWVAFDPTPDQTSKAPQPTPKQQSAPKPQVVQPPPPPPPPAQAKTSDVTAGKSSDKAPDVPKKDDGPVASAAAGPWWPIGLGVGGFVLLVMAAVGTVLLLKARRRARRRNAATGPLRIAGGWNQVLDAAVDLGFPVTIGRTRVETGADLDRRFGSGTVLLARRADARVFGPEDTGLDDAERFWADVDAALLGLHADQGRWHRFRARLSIASLRRRDLSL, from the coding sequence ATGAGTTCACAGGCGGCGAACGCCGGTCGTACCGGTGCGCGCCAGGTCCGGACCGCCCAGGAGTCGGGGCCGCCCCGGCGCGCGCTCGCACTGGGGGGCTCGCTCGGTATCGCGGTCCTGATCACCGCGGCCGCACTCGCCTTCGGACCCGCGTACGGCGGTGACCGCTGGTTGATCGCCGCCGCGGGCGGGGCGGTCCTTGGCGCACTGATCTCCTGGGGCGCAGCCGCTCTCCGCCTGCACTGGGCGCTCTCGATCCTGGCTGCCGCCGTCGCCTATCTGCTCTTCGGGGCCGCACTGGCGACCCCCCAGGTCGCGGCCCTCGGTGTGCTGCCCACCCTGGAATCCGTCCGACTGCTGGCGCTCGGGGTGGTCACCTCCTGGCAGCAGGTGCTGACGGTCGCCGTACCGGTCGGGTCCTCCGGGGCGCTGCTCGTCCCGGTGTACCTGTCGTCGATGGTCTTGGCGCTGGCCGGCGCAGCCGTCGTCAGCCGGACCGTTCGCCCGCTGTTCGCACTGGTGGCGCCGGTCGCGATGCTGGTGGTGGCGGCCCTGTTCGGCACCACGGACCCACATCTGCCGCTGGTCTCCGGTGGGGCGGTGGCCCTCGGAGGCCTGCTGTGGGCGTCCCTGGTCGGTACCCGTGGTCGGCGCGGTCACCGGAATGTGGGCTTCGACGCACGCCGTCCGGTCTCCGGAGTCCTGGTACTGCTGGCGACCGTCGGCGCTGCGGTGTTCCTCGGTCCGCAGGTGGCTCCCGGTGTGCCGAGGCTCGCCCTGCGAACGTCGGTGAACCCGCCGTTCGACCCGCAGACGTACCCGAGTCCGCTGTCCGGCTTCCGGAACTTCGTCGCCTCCGACGCCGCGAAGCAGGTCAGGCTGTTCACCGTCACCGGGCTACCGGACAGTACCCACATCCGGTTGGCCGCCCTGGATTCCTACGACGGCGTCAACTTCAGCGTGACCACCGATACCGGGACCTACACCAGGGTCGGCGACGAGGTCGCCGAGTCCGCCGCCGGCGTCAGCGTCTCCGGTCGGGTGAGCATCGATGCCTACCAGGGCGTCTACGTGCCCGGCGCCGGCTATCTGACCGGCATCACCTTCGGCGGGTCCAGAGCGGCCCGGCTGACGGACGACTTCCGTTATGCCACCTCCAGTGCGGTCGGGATCGAGACGGCCGGTCTGCAGCCGGGCGACTCGTTCGGCTTCCAGGCCGTCGTCCCGGGGCAGCCGGCCGACACCGTGCTGGCGTCGGCCGTCGTCGACACCGGAACGGGCCTGCCGGTGCCGACCGCGATCCCGGATGCGGCCCGGACCGCGGCGACGAAGTACGCCGATGCCGTCAACGGCGCCTACGCCAAGGCGGACGCGATGACCAAGGGCCTCAAGGCGGCCGGACATCTGAGCCACGGCTCGGCCGCGGAGGCACTTCCGTCGGCCTCTGGCCACGGGTTGGACCGGCTGACGAAGCTGCTGACCGACCCACAGGAGGTCGGTGACCAGGAACAGTTCGCTCCCGCTCTGTCGATGATGCTGTGGTCCCAGGGCATCCCGAACCGGGTGGTGATGGGTTTCAACACCGGGAAGCACGCGGGTGGGCCGGTCACGGTCACCGGTGGCGACGTCACCGCCTGGGTCGAGGTTCCGTTCCTCGGGCAGGGATGGGTCGCGTTCGACCCCACCCCGGATCAGACGTCCAAGGCGCCCCAGCCGACCCCGAAACAGCAGTCCGCACCGAAACCACAGGTCGTCCAGCCGCCGCCCCCGCCGCCTCCGCCGGCGCAGGCGAAGACCTCCGACGTCACGGCGGGCAAGTCGAGTGACAAGGCCCCCGACGTCCCGAAGAAGGACGACGGCCCCGTCGCCTCCGCCGCCGCCGGCCCCTGGTGGCCGATCGGACTCGGTGTCGGTGGGTTCGTCCTGCTGGTGATGGCGGCCGTCGGCACCGTCCTGCTGCTCAAGGCGCGTCGCCGGGCGAGACGCCGGAACGCGGCGACCGGTCCGCTGCGGATCGCCGGCGGATGGAACCAGGTCCTGGACGCCGCAGTGGATCTCGGCTTTCCGGTGACCATCGGCCGGACCCGGGTGGAGACCGGTGCCGACCTGGACCGTCGATTCGGCAGCGGGACGGTGCTGCTGGCGCGGCGTGCAGACGCCCGCGTGTTCGGGCCGGAGGACACCGGGCTGGATGACGCCGAGAGATTCTGGGCCGACGTCGATGCCGCGCTGCTGGGTCTGCACGCCGATCAGGGCCGCTGGCACCGGTTCCGGGCGCGCCTGTCGATTGCATCCCTGCGGCGCCGGGACCTCTCGCTGTGA